The genomic stretch TCCTCCTTTCATGCCGAAACGAGGCAAAATTAACAAGAGCAACCCCACTTTATTTCTGTTTTACCCCGCAACATACGGCAAAAGCGTATTTTGCTTGTAATGTGGAATTTAAAGGCTCTATTATCGTTCAAGTTTTTTATCCTTAATATAGGTCAATCATGACGGCAAACATCATTGATGGCAAAGCTATCGCGAAACAAGTTCGTTCTACTGTGGCAAAGCGTGTTGAACAAAGACTGGCTAATGGCCTAAGAGCCCCAGGCTTAGCTGTAGTGTTGGTTGGACAAGATCCTGCCAGCCAGGTTTATGTAGGTTCTAAACGCAAGGCTTGTGAAGAAGTCGGCTTTGTCTCTAAGTCATTTGACTTACCTGGCGATACCAGCGAGGCACAATTACTGGATTTAGTCGACCAACTGAATGCCGACCCTGAAGTGGATGGCATCTTAGTACAGCTTCCGCTACCTGAAGGCCTTGACGCCGAGAAGGTACTGGAACGTATTGACCCGCATAAAGACGTGGATGGTTTTCATCCTTACAATGTTGGCCGCTTAGCACAAAGAATGCCTTCGCTCCGACCTTGCACACCTAAAGGTATTATCACTTTATTAGACTCTACTGGTGTTCGTTATAAAGGCATGCACGCGGTCGTGGTTGGCGCCTCTAATATCGTTGGTCGCCCAATGTCGCTAGA from Pseudoalteromonas sp. UG3-2 encodes the following:
- the folD gene encoding bifunctional methylenetetrahydrofolate dehydrogenase/methenyltetrahydrofolate cyclohydrolase FolD, which codes for MTANIIDGKAIAKQVRSTVAKRVEQRLANGLRAPGLAVVLVGQDPASQVYVGSKRKACEEVGFVSKSFDLPGDTSEAQLLDLVDQLNADPEVDGILVQLPLPEGLDAEKVLERIDPHKDVDGFHPYNVGRLAQRMPSLRPCTPKGIITLLDSTGVRYKGMHAVVVGASNIVGRPMSLELLLAGCTTTVCHKFTKDLEAHVRRADLIVVAVGKPEFIPGSWVKDGAIVIDVGINRLESGKLVGDVQYDVAEQNASFITPVPGGVGPMTVASLIENTLEACEKYHS